The Cryptomeria japonica chromosome 9, Sugi_1.0, whole genome shotgun sequence DNA segment atacttatctacaCTACCATCTGCCACAAACTTGGTTCGATACATctacttacatcgaaccatctttctccccttagggagatggacaaaatcccatgtgttgttcctcatcaaagaactatactcttcctccatagcttggtcgcactcaagaacccctgatgcttcccaaaatgtctgtaGATTGGAAGAGGTAGAAATGAACATATGTGGAAGGTCTTGATGCTATGATCAagtcctctgtgtatctgaaggatgcccaacaagagaacctgtagACTTAAGTGTCTAtcaagcccaacaaggtctaggtggaggtggagagtgaggctcctcaactacaagtggaccctatgaaggtgtaaccctgcgagttggagttgaaggagtctcatcatctgaatcactagcatcactatccataatggaggaaggtggaggaggtagagaggctaagctaagagagctttcctcaaagtgaacacgcctctcaataaacacctcatgtgtcttaggatccatcaatctatatgccttaacaccctcaagatatccaacaaatatgcaaggcctactctgaggttataatgccttgtgtttctacagaggtatgcgagcccatgttggacacccaaagactctgaaatgtctaacAATCAGCTTCCTTCCAGCCCAAgactcaaaaggagtaataccttgcaaagctttgtgaggaaccccattctagatgtgtgtggcacaattgatagcctcttcccaaaaggtaggatcaacagaatgtgcatgtatcatacagttagccatttctttgagagttctattcttgcattttgcaactccgttctgctgtggagtgtatgcaatagaatgttgaagattaatcccctcaaatgtagaaaaatcctcaagtcttttgttcacatattcccttccattatctatatgaagaatcttgaccactttcccggattgcttctccacatgagtcttgaagtcctgaaatctatcaaatacttcactcttatgaatgagaaagtagacccaagtgaagtgggagtagtcatcaatgatggtgaggacatagcgggccttgctaaatgaaggtgctagaaatggacctgcaacatcattgtgaacaagttgaagaacttccaaagctcttgaagctttccccttatcaaacttctccttgtaatgctttcccatggaacaatatgaacatacaccctctaaaaaacttattcaaggtagacctgtgaccatgtcctTAGTGCTgagttgttgaagatagcggtagttgaggtgaccaaaccgctcatgccatagcttactttctgaatttgaatgagtaagcaaggccctagaaggagaacttggtacaaagtgggagaatgaataaagccttgagttgtcattgacttttcccactgctaccaaggcatcatcatcaacttcctttaccacaactgagtAAGGTGTAAACTCAATCTTTTTCCcattccatagtgagtgatttggtagatagagagaaggttggtagacaagttaggaacataaagaacattctcaaacgTTCCATAATCCATGTCAACtgatcctttcccttcaacctcaacttgtgtatcatcacctatgtaaatgtgaggtaccttagatggatccaatgaagaaaattggtcctttgtagaacccatgtgatatgaggcacctagttcaagtatccactattgtgaagaacctgttgtagatACAAATGCTTGCCCTTCTCCCTTAGACTggaaggaagaggaaggagatgaatccttctttgtataGGTAGATGGcatgttgatgttgtttttcttaagaagatttgtcaactcatcaactcatcaacttgttggaatctttgccttgactcccttgactcctttgattagccaccaaagacttggactttgaagacttgagaagccccatgttcaacaacttagactgttccaatatcaacatttatgtgaaagcatcaaatgaaggcataatgtaggaactccccattgtcaaacaatgagtttggaagctagacacaaatgctacatattctggtataatcttgtccaacaagttgaatatcaactacaCATCCTTTTTTGTCAATTACACAATTCTTAaccttttctcttagctcatttgctttggtgacataatctttgaTTGTattaaaactcttgggatccaagttggtgagctcattgtcaatcttgtaacctctgatttcatcaacttgaccatacaatttctaaaacatatcccaagcctctttgattgttgtacacttctcaatgtgaaaaatgaggtcatctgatacatacttatgcaaagttccaagagccatgcaattattagtgagacattctaactgagcattaggataatccttaggattaggtggtgttgctatagttccatctatgtaatgagtgagacctttttccattaatttgctccatactttaattttccatgatgcaaaTTATGcagagttaaaggtggaaatttaagaggactcattgcaacaaaaatgaaagagcacaaggaaagagaggcataattacacaagacacccccccaaattcactcaatcaatgttacaattgcctcaataaggccaaaagagactcaaactaataatgcaagatatctaaactaagatccaatcaatttacaagtaccaaataggccaaataagaccaatatctgaaagtataattttcactcaaaatatctgaaatttgatcatagattatgaaagtacaCGAAAAATATTCACTtttaaaaaaatggcacttgaaaaggagtttgtatgagctcaaacgaagcctttgaagttgcaaaattgaggattggacaggtacaactaagagaatcTGAGAAttttgaaaaacctatgcaccaaaattagaaaataaccacaacacTACAAAgagtgtctactccaactataataataataataataactctaatttaaatctcaatccgaagtttggacattcatctggtaaagttactattttcatggctagtgttcatttagttatcaacccagggaggtaaaacttgaaatgggtctgcactatatatgtactaagctccttcaatggctattctgcattgTTGTAGTacctaacattatgcagaaaggaaaagcaagaatggaaatcatagaaggcttcatgaaaacttataaaaactatactggaatgatctaatgtaaataacagaaatcactctgttctggcttggttgcaggaacaatcagtggatctatttccagtggctgcaggaacaatctagACATGAACTTCTATAGCAACTAAAGgagaaataatttcaatgaacataaacataggatcactcaccaagtgggcccccttggatgagtgatatcaagcttctagcaaaatacttttaacagatcagaacaacatatttttcattcatttcttcctaaaaatgattacatgttctaaaagaaaaactccagaatgcttgtcaaaattctctactctattcctttctattctgtctaacctctaagaaaaaggaagagcttattataaagaaaaggtcAACtaaaatggacaactcaaatcatgcccagaagaagaggcggatgattgacaaatgaagaagataactagagcttggctgcaggaaaggtggatctaaaccgaaccacaataTTTGCACATCGTagcgatattttgcaaattcaatgcccactagagttaaactcccatagtgatgtatgACTTCTCCAGTTATGCCATATCTTGTGCTCACTCGTCTCCCCTTcaatttgatctccagttatctcatacgtgattcttcattccttaggcacgaaaggagaacatccatcgcgacatcatttattatctgcactaaacaagaacaacatacaaggaaatgcatacgtattttacttaattaatacattcactaactcacatataacattatcccaaataatccgcataacaacaggaacaaatcacttggctacaGGGAATAAATTGCCATGGCTGTAGGAATAgactgacaaagttcaaacatgatttcataagttcaggtttaacacatggaatacatatagtcaattcaaaatactttactaccacaatgcaacccaaaatatgtcaaaaacctaagagttttgatggaaaaaacatgacaaagtatcaacttatcatgccccccaactttaagagtttgctGGTCCTGCAGCAAAAGAAAAATTTCTGATTCTCGTTGTAACCCTTAAATCACCAACAATGCCCTGACctgtcccccctgaagccaagttccaataaaatcctttcattttttccagcctagaccatctagttgtttcttctgtgAATACATCGTAATTCTGCTCTATTGGCTAGCATGCCAAGAGGAtcggaggttgaaagatcaatggtagctagttgttggctttctccctacctaactgtatgtatctgggggctcttCACATGGCTaaatgaaaattttgtagtgagtaaggttctccctgTTTTAAATGTTCCGGTAGATTATTCCAGTGCCGAGTTAACCCTTCCATTGTAGCCGTCCTGCtagtttgaaccaaatgctcatatgcttgataaatttcttctctcattggaagcactattttattaacatcatctcttattagtaacttttgccaatcataataaagaacccttggttcttgtgattcccttctcaatggcaatggacagtcaagctctaatttttcatactccctggcttgtggccctatgataatctcattttggatccatgacattaaagctttgatatggatatccccaatatacaataaaggattccactcCCTATCTgaaggtacaacatagttatgtaaatataattcacatagaaAATTTTTCACAGtaggtggagaggtttgataagcagaaaagaattcttcaggtgtttctaaggaaggattaaggtccctaacaatgtggtttaatttgaagttcaaataccactctttcaaatgtactgcataaattcttggaggtgccctacactgcatcatcTCAAGAACCATAtcataaattatttctaccttagcctctaattcctcaattctgttatctctcttttcaagctctttttggtgtttatcaataatcccttgcaacctatccttctctatttcccattgtctataaaatgttaaagcaatagataaactacttagggatgaaggaggtcttatAGGTACTACCTTAGATTGCGGGATtccttcaataaactcctcattctgagttgGCATACTTCCCATATTTTCCTCGGGTTGCtgtagaacatcttcaacattttcttcaaattgcagtgccatagaagcaagatttgctagtttatccttaacaacattttcttgaatctcaacaacattttcttgaatttcatcctccaCAGGGCTTCCTTCTTCCGAAGTTTCTACTACAATAACCTCTGTTGGATTACCCATAGGTTGAGTCTTCTATGTCCTCCTTCATGTTCTTCTCACATACACTTTTGGAATGGCTGTAGGAGCTTTTATTTTTGTCCCACACGTCTTGGCTACaagaggaatctgagttacctgcaGCCGGGTAATGAATTCTTCCTTTGTTTCACCCATTTCTAACTCTTTTCCCTTCCTTTGCAAAACTagcgaatctctttgaagagaagtagagggttgttcttcaattggtttcaattcaatattttcttccataataactacggctccttcagcaacaaacaaaccctcatcttcaacAGGCGGATTAtctacaacattttcttcttcaaccggtAGATTATCTACAACaggggcatcatcaaccctaaattgttgtatatcctcaaatacaccccattccatttgtgaaacatctctcaaggactgctgtacaagtagcttaaccagtccatgatggctaacaaagtGATTTCCATTCTTTGGCGTCTCCTTGGCACTTGTggaaatgagatggtataagaaattaggaacattaacTCACCAACCATGCTGCaaatgactaagtaacttaaaatgaggtgaatgaaGGTTTGAATACTTCCCTttacatgtaatgtatttcataacatacaaagctacttgaggccaatgtgctagtagagaaacccttctagttccttgtctatccaccattaagggtctgttaGTGGGAGTTGTGAACTCTACCGTGTCACTCCTTGTgtcttttgattctagaaagagttctccttcttGTAGAAACCTTGTTACTTCTACTATTCACTGCTccatagcaattaccctcaaacctttaaccgtagcttctccttcatcaaaggaatgcatgaattctgcagcaatttcttcgttttaatccttgattttcaagaagtaatccaatcAGCCATGGTTtcggaaataatgctcacaaagaccatcctacagcaacccttcatggatcattggctcatggtgaattagatcaccacccatatTTTACTCTGATATTTTTCTCTCTGCAGCTGAACCAGAATATTTGACAGTATTGCTAAAAATGAAATCTCTTTACATATCTTAATTCTGGCGGTagactttattattcacttgcatgaaataataacataataagtaatGATGGGGAGTAGATCAATTCGGGGTACTAAAAGggactgataattaatcatattggaaaacaaaccataaagtacccccccccccccaacttaacctagcacttGTCCACACAAGCTAACAAGATTTCGGGTAGTGGAGCGGATTTaaacaggatataatcataatgaactaataaatgcataattaaaataaaatccaatATACATGTACCTACAATTGCACGAAAATGAAGGTGAAATGAcaggtaagaacgtgggatggaatgtcatggatgggattttatgtacggagaagaacattcccatataaaatggaaatattttattatgaactaGCAAATATGTTCACTGATTAGGCTATaggaacattacctttattagCTTGCTTaattgcaacaggaagctcatgagttgCTGCAGAATCAATGTCAGTTGCCGCAAGAACCttttcagtggctgcaggaacctttatgtcactttgtggaacaaactgttgtaggaactcttctttagtagctGGCTTATGATATAGTCTTAGTCGGTGCCCATTTACTAAGAGTTAAATTGAAtaggatcaattgtggacaaacAGACTGCTCCATtatggaaaacttcttctatcacataaggacctaaccacctagtttgaagctttcccatagcatctttatatttgGAATCATAAAGTAGTgcctagtcaccaactttgaatttcttttccctgatatatttatcatgccattttgctctttgattttgaatcaattctgtctggtgaacaactatctttctccattcatctagagcatttaattgttgaatgcattCCTTTTGTGCTACaaacaatgtcatatttaattgcaaagttgttctcaaatttttatgctcaaattcaataggcatcattgctattttgccataaaccatttcaaaaggtgtgaaaccaattggtgtcttccaagttgttctatatgcctagattgcttctgaaagccaatgagaccaatctttcttgtgaatagacattatttttgtaagaatagcctcaagctctctatttgtaacttctacctgtccattagactatggatgatatggagtagatttcttgtgtcttatattgtattcattgaccaaagcctttatcaatattgaagtaaattgaggtccttggtcagagacaatttcccttggtactccatatcctgtaaatatctcctcatagagaaactcatccaccttattatctctcgcatgtgtcatggctctagcttctacccattttgttacatagtctgtacataccaagatataagatttgccattagaagggggatcaattgggccaacaaaatctaatccccacttgtcaaatggtgcaactgatatttgaggatatagtggcatctcattagattttgtaggtttgcccattcactgacatctatgacatttccttgtgtactgagctacatccttgtgtaatgtgggccaatagtatcatgtattAAGTATTTTcaatgttgttcttttggcagaaaaatgacctccacatggctcatcatgacatgcatgcaggatgtcatatgtttcatcttctctgacaaatcttcacatgacttggtcaggtctagtataaaatagacaatcaacaatccatgaaaagttaaaacttttttcaactagcaaccttttttccctaggagagaaataaattggtaTCTTAGCTATAGCtagatagttggcaatatcagcataccaaggagtgtgagcttgtatgagaaacaaatgttcatctggaaaagtgtcatctattattgtagaatcttcctacaattgaagacgtgaaagataatctgcaaccacattagactttcctggcttatcaacaactatgatatcaaattcttgcatcaacaataaccagcgagctaatctaccagtgattgatggcttattcatgagatatcttattgcagtatgatctgtatgcacaaatatgagataccctatgatatagtgtctaaatttgttaagtgcatatatgacagctagcatttccttttcagtacctgtgtaattcaattcaggtccctacaaattcttactaatataatatattgcattttccaatttgtcaattctttgcctagcactgctcctattgcataatgagatgcatctgtatggatttggaatggtaaagaccaatttggccccttaagaactggtgcttgagttaAAGCATGCTTAatctttaagaaagcttcattgcatgctggggtccatttaaattctgcatctttggtaagcagtgaatataagggacttgcaattttactgaaatctttgataaaccttttgtaGTATCTAGCATGActaagaaaacttctcacatctttttgcttcacagggtcattaatatgttgaatgacctcaatctttgctggatccacctgtatgccttgtacaaatatatgatgaccaaggactattccttcttccatcatgataaaacacttctcactatttaattgcaaattgtactcttcacatcgctgcaaaactttcttcaaattacgcaatgcttgatcaaattcaaaaccataagttgtgaagtcatccatgtaaatttctataatatcttgagaaatataaaaaaaaatactaatcactgctctttgaaaagtggctggagcattacacaacccaaaaggaagaacaaaatatgcatacgtgccccatgggcaagtaaatgttgtcttcttttgatcctctagggctatctgtatttgattgtaaccactaaatccatcaaggaatgaaaaatatctcttactagaaagagaatctaatacttgatccacaaatggcaatggaaaatgattttttcttgttgctaaatttagagctctataatcaacacataccctccatttgcctcccttttttaggcactatcaccagaggtgatacccattgactgtcagagataggatagataaactcaactttcaacaatttctataattattctttaactatctccttcaaggcaagaTTGACTCTTCTTTCAGGTTGTCTAAgcgggcaacactcatcctttatgtaaatatggtgagtacaaactgctggatcaatcccactcatatccttgtaatcccatgcaaaaacattttgatggagtttcagcaagtctataaggccctctttttgagtatTTGATAGATCTCTactgatattcaaatatttattcaattccacctctatcttaatagtaagatcaatctggtttatatcagaaaaatgagaaaaaaataattcctgcggcaacagagtatgcaggaaagtccaaacctgcaatattcggaaccaattcctacaaattttgctcttctataaattcatttaccagtattttataaagaattgactcctcatcatataactgcatgagtggtcctcgattaatcatcataaggtgattaatagagtcaatttcttcagattcctcccccaagataggccaaacagcTTGTTGTTGCTCAAGCTgcggttgtgctggagaatacaaggctaatgtttttgtagaactccgatctgaaatagtcatgtctctgGATCTACACCCAGTAaatgcatcagttgtggcaagccaaggtctacccaaaatgaccggatatcctcccaatgttgcttttggagatagaatcataaagtctgcaggatattcttaggaatctagaataactactacatccttgttagaatatttaatctttacttagcttaggtttatttgtatttagtttaggatattcttttggaattcctacatgtaatttgtcctctagtacatgtgtgaggacaagtcatttcttttattttcctttattaaggaatattagatttcctccataagaggatgtggacacatggcacacacattttatgaatggtggcattcatagatttgggagttactttgtaactcctctcctcatctctatttaagagatgtctcctctctcatttcttcttaatgacaatattgtaaagagcttcttgctctctctctctctctctctctctctctctctctctctctcattttaggcattgcctcattcataatatcacaaggggtttttcttttcttttctcctttcaaaaagttcttgtgcctccttcttcacatttgggtgatgctccaaggtttttgcttttctcttggtaaaaattacttcatcataaactttcttggattttatttttctttccttgctcttgtatttccttacatggtatcagagcaggtttctaatccttgttttaagttgacattgatgaaggttaccattctgtggagttcaccttgttggaggcattcttgagaggagaagaagttctttttctaatattttctattgtgcaggttttggtttcagatttttaactttttttcaaacttgttaacaagtttgcctgcaggtttaatcttctattctagttttttttattaaaaaagggctttggaaggcttgccgccaaagtttcttctttctagtttaaatttgtgtctttggaaggcttgccgccagagtttctggttttttttaagtgtgaatagtttggaaggtttaccgccaaactcagcctccttaatctatttggtcggcttgccaccaaatctgatttattattacattgcattagttctcataatttgtttctttgagagGAAAAATTTAAGTTTTTAATAGTTGTTCTTATCAGAATAAccattatctttagctttgatatcTGTGTATTCTTATATCTCCATTATATTTTGTTCTCTTTACATATCAGCCTTGCTTTTGGCATATTTTGTTTGCTCAAGTTTAACATTAGATTAATACATCTAACGCATGTAACAACAGTTTAACCTGATAGTAAATATTTTTTCCCAACCAAAATAATATTCTGATGCATACCCTAATCATAAAAATTAGTTCAACATTCAATAGTTTAACTAGCCTCTGACAAAGGGTACTCAAAAACCTCATTCTTCCCACAAAATTTTCTGCAAACACCAGCAAAGGTTTCCAACTTGTATTCTGTGTTATTCCGCTCCTTAGGATCTAGGTAGATCTTCATTATCTTCGAGCCATCAACACGGTACCTATTTCGCTTCCCAACAATCTCTGCAGCTGAGCCTTTCTTTGGTGGCCTCAATATTCTCCTTGTGGCAATCATATCATCGTCCTTATACTTTGCAACTTCCTCGCGGACCTCTTTCAAGTCACCTTTTGTGAAAATAAGCCCAACATTTCCCTCGAGCAACTGGATGATGTTCAAATAAGCTGTATTGCCAGACTTCTCGGCATTCATCCTAATACATCCTAatagattttttttcaaacttgGTATTCTTTCCCATTAGGACGACTGAATCGGGCCTCAATCCCTGCCGAATGGACTGCAACTGATTGGATCCCTCATTGTCTGCAAGGCACACCAACACCTGTGTGTAATCTTCTAGTAAAtcacatattttcttgtcatagaTTACTTTCTTCTTAGCCTTAGTACCCTAACTTCTTTCCTGCTCGGGCTCAAAGCATTTAGAATTTGGAGAGCGTTTTTATTCTTTGCACCTCTGTCATAACAGTATTCATTGCTCCACGTCTCCCTGTGGTCTCTGCACTGTAAGTTAGTTGGGGTAGGATTTCTCAGGGCACTGTAAATTCCCTGCAAGAAATCATTTGTTTAAACGTCTATGTTCTCTTTGTTCCATATTCTCTGCAAAGTAACGTCTCTGTTCTCTCTGCACACCTCTACCAATCTGTTTGTCTTCCTTTCACATCTCTGTACTCTGTGCCATATGTTTGGTAACTTCAGAATCTTCAAATAAAATAAGTATAAGTTT contains these protein-coding regions:
- the LOC131073837 gene encoding small ribosomal subunit protein eS7-like, with protein sequence MNAEKSGNTAYLNIIQLLEGNVGLIFTKGDLKEVREEVAKYKDDDMIATRRILRPPKKGSAAEIVGKRNRYRVDGSKIMKIYLDPKERNNTEYKLETFAGVCRKFCGKNEVFEYPLSEAS